TTCTTCCttccagaaaaataaacattcatctAAACGACCGCCGAAAGAGCAGTGATATCTGAAACAACAGTTATCTATCTCTCCCCACCTTAGCTCAGGACCATTTACAAGCAAAATATCCGGATAGTTCGTTGTAAAGGAATCCGAAGTATGCGGGGtaaagaaaatcttttctttttaatgagaCGGTAGTGTGAGGACTTTGAATTCTTTCACTTCCTGTCCCATAAAACATTGGTTCTGAAATACATAGTATAAGAATAGAGAAAAGGAACAACTGTCTTTAAGGAAAGGGGGGGTCGTAGCTTTCAACGTGGGCGAgctatttttcctaaaaagaaagaaaaaaaaatttcggaagGAATAGTTTCGCAGATAATACTAAGTACAatgtttttaagcttatttttccGAACACAGTAAAAAGGTCTATCatttagagggaaaaaaagcgctatctttatttcttacttCACTTTCGTAAACTGTGGGTGGGCGAAAATGTTCGATTTTTTCCGATTCCTAATAGCGGTCAGGAGTAatcttttttcacaatttactCCCCCCTTTCCTTTACCTGAGTGGAGAAAATAGAAGGGTGAATATACCGCAACATTTTTACAGATTAGTTTCTTTAAAGTTCCTTTCAGCGGTCCCATTAAGGATGAGATAACTCATCCTCCACATCCTGTGACTTTCAAACCTCTTTTGAATAAGCTGagcagaagaaagaaaaaaaatctcgtcTTGTTCAGGTTCTATTTGAAAACCACCATTTCGAAAAATCGAAGCAAAAATCAggttttaaattccaaaaagaGAACACATGAAGTATGTTTTACAATGTGCAGAAAGTGATATTTAGGTATTATTCCCTGTTTTAATGGTTTCCTgtcaaattgattttgaaattcttaacaTCCACTGTCAAAATTAAGTGGTCAACTATTTAACATTACCAAATTGGTTTAGGGTAAAAAGTGGTGTTATAATTGATAATCTTTCATTATGTATTGTAAACTCATGACAGACATACAAGGTATCCCGTAATGATAGATACCCTGCATAAGAGTTCTATCAAGTGGAGACCAccctatatatttttagaatccttgttaGAATTACAGCCAACAAATATGCACTTTGGAAGTCTCAAATCAatagtatttaaacaatttagaaaaggaaaaaaaaaagaagaaaaacactgtcgaaatttaacgaaatattaACCAGGAAAGTAAGACTAAAATTTGGAAACTGATCAGTATTTGAGAAAGAACGGCGCTAAGAAATTGTAAGAATTATTAATGACCACCCCATTTACCAGTCATTTTTATGGTACACGactgcataaaattaattttgaaatagtgaagtaactaagttatatttaatcaaataaacaaaaaatgaagaaaattaagataGTTTCACACAGTAAccgatttcttaaaatttgtcaGCAAACGATTGCAattacataacataacataagtaaaaactcctttttctttccaaaaatgcttgagttttttttttttttaatttctttaaaatttgtatgtaaACTAACTTTACAATTCAATAAAACGCAAAggaatatattataaatgaaattagaattttttctcataagaaAATTCCCCCAATTCGTGATTTCTTCTTTAGACATACGGTGATGGTCTGGGGAGGTTTTGCGTAGGATGGTAAAAGCAACCTGCCtcgaattgttaaaaaaaggacTCTAGTTGTTATCAACAACTATTTTAGTAACACCTTATATCCTTTGGTTCACATCTTATTTTCCGGAGACTCAGACTGGAAATTTCGAAAAGCCCAAGCGCTATGCCATGCGTCGACCCACTCAACTAAAAATTGGTTTCAGGAGGGGGAAAAATCGAAATCCTAAGCTGGACAAGTTATAATCCCGATCTTAATCCCACAGAAAACTTATGGCAGTATAATTCTGTATTCGACATGGAAgtacacccttgtgcaaattaattgaaacaaacttttttttcgtgttttttaaagaagatgttttCGGGTTGTTTTGGTTACAATGGGGTTGGACCTTTGCAGCCTATTGACGGTATGATGCGTTCTGAGCAGTACATTATTATTCTGGGTAAAAAAGTTGTTCCAGAGTTGAAGAAACGATACCCTGATGGAACAGGGatttttcaacaggatttaactccttgccatacgtccaaaattgtcaagaaattcaTCTCTTAGAATCAAATTGAGACATTGGAATGGCCAGGGAACTCTCCGGATATCAATCCATTTGAGAATCTCTGGGCCATATGCAAGAATCGCCTATTAAATATAGACTGTACAACTATGGAGAAGCTAATCATGGCGTTAATTCCTGTGTGGTACAaggacacaaatattataaatgactgtaaaaaattagtggaatccatgccgaatcgtgtccaaatgttaataaagtgtcgtaaagatcatattatgtactaaaaattttttagtttgtataaatttaaataaaatagcattttctcttagttttctgaatttattgagtttgtttcaattaatttgcacaagggtgtagcTAACATGGATGAAAAGGACAAAATTCCTAAGACTTTGATTGAAAACTTGATTAAATAGATGAAAACTAGAGACTGAAGTTGTCCACAAAAATGGTGGATGAACAtacttttagttttgtaaaaaagttcattttgaCTGGTGATCATATAATTGTGTGAGAGAAATTTATGGggaaaatttatgatattgttagcaaaatattcatttttaaatgtaattcttaaaaattacatgcctgcattttattttttatttattttcattaacttatagcttaatttaaatttagaaaattaaaatttatattacttataacAAAAGGCGCAAGTTTTATTACATACTATATATATGTAGTTTTTCAGGAAATAAAtactatcaataaaatattcttcataatgtttatttattaataaaataattttaaaatgttctgatAATTTACAAGTTGAGTTTTCATAGGTTAACAAATCTGAttcattttttctattcaacTAAATCTTATCGACATCCACAGCTATTTGCAATCATATCAGGAAAGGTGGAAATGTAAATGCTATCATCTGAGTCATCGTACAACAAAAGTGCCGTAGGCTTTGTAGCAACAGGTACACAGCTAGCAGAAGTGTTTCGATTATTTCGAATTGAAACAAGCGTTTGCACAATAGCATGTTCCGTTGAATTTACTTTCATGGGAAACCCACAGATTCCAGTACAGGCACGAGCATTTACCCGAGATGGTGCTACTATAAATGAACTCCATCCGATGCTATGAAAAGAAACAAACCAATCCATAAGACGACAGGGGTGCATCGAATTATCAACAGGATAGAGATTAGGGCGATGGAATGCCCTCAACATTGAAGATTGTTCGGCAATTTTTACAACTCTTCGCGATTGCAAGTTTACCTCCCTATAGGAGGATTGACAATCTTCATTGTCCTCATGGGTAACAAGGAAGGCTTTGATATTTCTAAAAGTAAACTCGTCTTCATCCTGGTCAATTGGAGGAGGCTTATTGTCGACTGGAAATCGCAAGAACCGAAATCGAAGTCGGATAAAGTTTCTGTTCGACTTCTTCTTTTCTTGGTAGATGCTTGTAATGTTGAAGAATAATTCTGCCACGTTTCCACTTGCATACTTCTCACTGGATATGATGAATCGAGTTTCAGTTTTGTGATCCAAGGAGTGCAATTCGATACCGTAATCATAGTTGAGAACTCGCGAGAAGTTCGAGGTCTTGTAGAATTCCAGTAGCAATTGGGCTTCTAACACTGGACTCATCCGACGAGGCATTCGAACTTTATAGATAAACCATTGGAATGTCTTTGTTTTAACTGAAATGCAAAGGAGATTGTTACAAAACATCAAAGAATTTCATTcctaaataagttttaaaatataaaagcatacaGAGAAAAGAATTGTAATGGCTGCTTTAGGCTTCACCTCTTTGCAATGCTGTCAATAAGTTGTAACAGAACAAAGTTGATGATTAGGACGTTGTGTTACCTGCTTTAGTATTTTCAAACCCCATTTGTAGCAGTGGGaaatcaggggatagagagctcgtctcccaatgaggtgacccgggttcgaatcccagtgatgactgGTTGATAAGATAACCCGGCCACAGTGCTAACGAaaactatcctcagtggtagatggaccGGAGGAGCTTTTCATGTTTTcactctccatgtaacgcaaatgttgaTTTGTGCCCTCAAAAAGTGCTCcgtgaaggcaaatttcttcaaatacttaatccaggagttcccttgtcttttggattgggttctatattaaaaggctacggagttgaacattagtagtcgtaaactgaaaattgagTCTGCTGCTCAATGACGGTTTAAAAACgaatcatttgtaatttttcgaATCCTGATTGTGtgtacacccttgtgcaaattaattgaaacaaacttttttttcgtgttttttaaagaagatgttttggggttgtttcggttacaatggggttggacctttgcagcctattgacggtatgatgcgttctgagcagtacattactattctgggtaaaaaagttgttccagagttgaagaaacgataccctgatggaacagggatttttcaacaggatttagctccttgccatacgtccaaaattgtcaagaaattcatgtcatagaatcaaattgagacattggaatggccagggaactctccggatatcaatccaattgagaatctctgggccatatgcaagaatcgcctattaaatatagactgtacaactatggagaagctaatcacggcgttaattcatgtgtggtacaaggacacaaatattataaatgactgtaaaaaattagtggaatccatgccgaatcgtgtccaaatgttaataaagtgtcgtgaagatcatattatgtactaaaaatttttgagttcgtataaatttaaataaaatagcattttctctcagatttctgaatttattgagtttgtttcaattaatttgcacaagggtgtaagTGCTGTAAATTGCTAAATGAATCCCCAATAGTGCCTTGAGACCTACCTAATTTCGATCAATGGTTATCGGCTTGCCTGGGAAGTTAAGAGGACAGCGTACTacgggagaaacttttctttGCATATTCTCTTTCCCCTCCGtaacctaatttaaaattttaagtacagaaaaagtgagttcaagCAAACCTGGAGTAAACtaagaagtttcaaatactgaaaagaaatttttaatatatagaaataaaaataaattatgagaacttaggattacgcaatggagaagttctcttccaataatttgtttgcattctcatattttgaaactttttttttcagcaattggaAACTTCGTGGCCTATTCTAGGTTTGCCTAAACtcgctttttctttcttttaaatttgtcatagaggtgaaagagaattagagacgaaaagtttctcccgtggTATGGTTAAAGAATATAGAGGGAAGAGAATATAGAATATACCTCTATATTCTTTGGTATGGTCCTCTATGGTCCTTCAACGAACTATTTAGAGAaggtttcactttttttttttatctaatattataattactattatatttGTTGGCAGCTGTTCTACTTTATCAGCGTGCCTTTAAAATGCTGTGTGTTTGAGATGTATTTATTAATCTAATTCCtggtatataaataattaaaatttcgaaacaatattttttgtcccTTGAAGTATCTTTTAAGGCTTTTAAGAGAACTCTGTCAGAACTTTTTAGTGTTATCTTTGTTTTGCGAagagaataatataataatctcatgcataaaaggaattttactaCATACTGGTAAATTCTACCCTTTAACTGacttttttaaccataaaattgCTTCAATATTTCCGAAACTTACACTTGACTTTTTAGCATACGCCTTATGCAATCATTATTATGCttcgaattttaattacttgGCATAGAAGTTTGGTATAAAAACGCTCAAGGCCATGCAAGTTGTTCTAAACAGAGGCTATGTTagaaaacagattaaaattctttccatCACttctaaaaattccaaaaagttCAAATGCCAAACAGATTAACCCTCATGGGGAAGGTTAAAAATGACGGCGCGGGCGTTTGCTATTAGGACGACCAAACCACCTCCCTTGCATCACCTGCTCCTTTTCAATTCTCTTGTTTCGTcaaatatgcaag
This window of the Parasteatoda tepidariorum isolate YZ-2023 chromosome 4, CAS_Ptep_4.0, whole genome shotgun sequence genome carries:
- the LOC107442923 gene encoding protein DVR-1 isoform X1, with protein sequence MQKMRYLIFLTLFTLSTCVFDFDDDFYDPKRETLLKSIPISIKRLYTEWSEKTKCVDRILRSTQATIKTKTFQWFIYKVRMPRRMSPVLEAQLLLEFYKTSNFSRVLNYDYGIELHSLDHKTETRFIISSEKYASGNVAELFFNITSIYQEKKKSNRNFIRLRFRFLRFPVDNKPPPIDQDEDEFTFRNIKAFLVTHEDNEDCQSSYREVNLQSRRVVKIAEQSSMLRAFHRPNLYPVDNSMHPCRLMDWFVSFHSIGWSSFIVAPSRVNARACTGICGFPMKVNSTEHAIVQTLVSIRNNRNTSASCVPVATKPTALLLYDDSDDSIYISTFPDMIANSCGCR
- the LOC107442923 gene encoding univin isoform X2, coding for MPRRMSPVLEAQLLLEFYKTSNFSRVLNYDYGIELHSLDHKTETRFIISSEKYASGNVAELFFNITSIYQEKKKSNRNFIRLRFRFLRFPVDNKPPPIDQDEDEFTFRNIKAFLVTHEDNEDCQSSYREVNLQSRRVVKIAEQSSMLRAFHRPNLYPVDNSMHPCRLMDWFVSFHSIGWSSFIVAPSRVNARACTGICGFPMKVNSTEHAIVQTLVSIRNNRNTSASCVPVATKPTALLLYDDSDDSIYISTFPDMIANSCGCR